DNA from Limnohabitans sp.:
CAACTGAGCTATATCACCGATATTAGTTGGCATTGACCTTCAGGCCAAAATTATACACAAGACTCTTCGGCATCCGCAGCAGTTGAGGTAACAATTGAGAGATGGATACACACACACCATGGGACGCCCCAACGGCCCACCAAGCCGCGCAGATGTTCTGGGAACACTGGCGATCCGGTCGGGTCATCTCCAACCTGCCCCCGAATTGTCGGCCCCTGATGCCTGCACGCGCCATTTGGTCTTGGGGCCTCCCGCACCCAAGGCCTTGCGCGACCTCGAAATCAGCACCCATCCGGTGCGCGCCCATCTTGAACAGGGCTCTGGCATGAGATACACCAAAGACGGATCAGGCAGCAACGTGCTGGGCGACCCACGCATGGTGCTGACCTGGCCGGCCAATCACCTGTCCGCCTTGGGCATCATCCTAGAAAAGGGCCAGGTCATGGCGACCGGCACTTGCATGCCACCGCTCGAACTGCAAGCCGCTGACAGCGTTCTCGCCGATTTTGGCCACTTGGGTGACGTGCGGATGACTTTTTCGGAGACCTGAAACATGAAAAACCCTCGTTTAGCGCTCATCGGCACGGGCGGCACCATCGCTGGCGCTGCCAGCGCAGCCTCGGTCAGCACCGATTACAAGCCCGCCAGTTTGAGCCTGGTCGCCGTCGTGGACACGGTCCCTGAATTGCGCCAACGCTATGACATCGAGGTCACACAGCCTCTTCAATTGGCCAGTTATGACGTGCGGCCCGAACACTGGCTGGACCTGCACAAGGCCGTTATGCTGGCGGTGCACAACCCCGAGGTGAACGGCATTGTGGTGACTCACGGCACCGACACGCTGGAAGAAACCGCGACCTTTTTGCACCTGAGTGTCAACACCTCCAAACCGATTGTGTTGGTCGGAGCCATGCGCCCAGCCACAGCCTATTCAGCCGACGGACCAGCCAATTTGCTGGATGCCTGCACCGTCGCCGCCTGCGACACTGCACGCGAGCGCGGCACGCTGGTGGTGATGAATGGACGCATTCATTCCGGTCTGTGGGTAGGCAAACGCCATGTCAGCAGCGTCGATGCATTTGACAGTCCGCTGGCCGGCGCTTTGGGCGAAGTGGCCGACCAAGCAGTGCAATGGTTCAGGGCGCCAAAGCGTGCGCCCAGCATCGCCTGGCAAGCACCTGTCACTTGGCCCAGGGTGGACATTGCTGTGGCCTATGCCGGCGTGGATGAAACCGCCATGCGCACTTTTGTGAGCGCCGGGGCACAGGGCATCGTGTATGCTGGTTTGGGCAACGCCAACATGCCTTCAGCCTACCGCACGTTTTTTCAATCACTGCCTGCCCAGGGCGTGCTGGTGGCACGCTGTGCCCGATTCATCACGGGCAGCGTGTCCCGGACCAGTGCGTATGCCGATGCACAACACGGCATTTTGACTGCCGGCCCCTTGCCACCGCACAAAGTCCGCATCATTTTGCTGCTGGGCTTGGCCCATGGCATGGACGGCCCAGCAATTCAACGTTGGATTGACCAGATTTTGTTGGCTGGCTGATGCGGATGACGCACCGCGGCCACTGATTTTTGCTAGGCAGGCCTCACACCCGCATGCGCCAAACTGACCATGGGCTCGTTGGCTTTGATATCTGCAGCAAATGCGTTCAGATTCTTGGCAGGAAAATCATGGTACGTCACGGTGACCATGGGGCCACTTGTGGCTCCGCCAAAAGTGAACTGGGGAAACAAGGTCTTATGGCTCATTTGAGGAAGTCTCTCATTCATGGCGTGGACTGTAAATAATCGACCATGACACTTAGCCTTTCTTTCTGCAGTCGCTCAAATGCCGGCGCCATCTTCACCCTCTTCACGACTGGCTGAGCCCGGGGGGGGAGCCGGCCTCGACTTGCTGAAAAAAGGCTGTTCCTTGCACGGCCAAACTGTCTTCAAATAAGCAAAAAGCCGCTGCCTCTCGCGCCTTGCAGGGCATGTGGAGGGTGTTCTGGCTCTGTAACTGGGCGCGGCAACAGCACATCCTGATCATTTGAATCAATCAATCCGCCGCAAGAACCCTTGCCGAGGTTTAAAGTTGAGGCATGAACTTGACGGGTGGATGGCATTGGCATTGGCGCGCATGGCGGTCACAAGCTCGCTGGGCAGGCGCGTCTGCGCAAATAGCCGACTGGTTGATGGCACAAACCATGCCACGAAAACAACTCGTCTTGCTGGGGGCCAGCGCAGGCTGGATGCTGCCCACCTGCTGGTTGGCGCAGTTTGAAGAAATTCACGCCTGGGACATCGACCCATTGGCTTCACCCTTGTTTCGCTGGCGGCATGGTCGTCATTTACAAAGTCAGGGTATTCGCCTGCATCTCAACACCGCCGATGGCCTTGACCACTTGAACGAACGCACCCGGGAAATGCCCGGAGCTTTTTTCTGGTTTGACAACATGCTGGGGCAATTACGATTCACCAACGAACCACTGGATGCGTTGAGTCGCCGTTTGCAGGCGTTGCAAAAAAAATTACAACATGTGGCTTGGGGCAGCGTACACGACCGCATGTCGGGTCGCACGACACTGGGCACCAGCTTACCTTTGTCACGTCTTGGCCTGTCCGGTGTGGCCATGGAAACGTCGGAAGGACAAGCCTGGTTACAGCAGATGGGGGCCATCAGCCCCTGGCTGGATCACCTGACCGAACATGTTTTACCCCCGGGTACCCCGGTGCAACACACAGCTTGGCCCTTCAAGCCAGGCTATGCCCACTGGCTTGAAATGGGCTGGCACCCCAAAGCCTCGTCCTCAAGAGCAGACGCTGAATGGTGTCCTGTCCATCCAGGGTTCGATGCGCGATGATGATCGTCAAAAACCTTGGCGAGCCTTGATTCAGCAAGAACCAGTGTGTAGAACGCGGCCCAGCGCATTAAGGCCATCGAAGTTCAGTTTTTTCTTGCTGGGGAGCGTCATGCAGCCACCCAAGCTTTGCCCAAGGGTCATTGGACAATGATTGTCCCCAAGTCCACGCAATGAAACCAGCACCGCGCAAGCCTGACAATGCAGCCTGCGGAAACTTTTGCCGTTTGATCTTACAGGGCCAATTCTGCTCTGACCCCCAAGCACAACGCAGTCGCAAATCGCGCTTGAGAGGTTTGCCTCTGAGGTTTTGGGGCCGCGTGTCAGGTCTGCGCATGCCCGTCACAATCCGGATTGCGTCTTCGCAAGTCAACCAGATGCACTGCTGAACTTGAATGACGCATTTCCCGGCGAAGGGCAGGGTGGGTGACGTTGCACATGTTCGGTGTTACTGCCTAGCTATGATTGGAAGATTCATCATCAGACCCGCGAGAATTCCATTGGCACTTCCACCCCCCTCCCCCCGAAAACTGTCACATACGCGAACCGTGGTGTACCAAGGCTATGACCGCGAAGACGGCCTGTGGGACATTGAAGCCCAACTGACCGATGTCAAAACCTTTGGTTTTGAAGTTTCCAACGAACGGCCTTTTCCGGCCAACGAGCCGATCCACAACCTGAAAATCCGCGTCACGCTCGACAACAAGATGGTCATCCAGGACATCGCCACCTCGATGGACGACACCCCCCACCCGGAATGCGTCGGCGCGCCACACGGCATGCACAAGCTCATCGGCTGCACCATGGGCCCGGGTTGGCGCAAGGTCATCAACCAACACGTAGGCGGCACCGACGGCTGCACACACCTGCGCGAGATGTTGTTCAACATGGCCACGGCCGCTTACCAGACACTGCCCTCAGGCCAATGGCAGCGCCGCGAACTGGCCGGCCAACCCCACCCCGAAATGACCCAAGCGCCCTATTTTCTGGGCCAATGCCACAGCTGGGCCCTTAACAGCCCAACGGTGGAAAGGGCTTATCCGATGTTTTTCAAGCCGAAGACAGCTGAGAACACAGGGAACTGAGCCAACGCTCACCTGCGATAATCTGGCTATTCCAAAGCGCGTCAGCGCTTTTCTTTTTCACAGCCTCTGGATCTACACCATGAACCGCTGCACTCTGGCCCCTCGCGGGCGTACTTTGCTTTGCCTTGACTTGATCACCTCCATGAATTCCGTGGAGACCACATGAACAAGAAGGTCTTCATCAAAACCTTTGGCTGCCAGATGAACGAGTACGACTCGGACAAGATGGCCGATGTGCTGGGCGCAGCGCAGGGCTATGAGCCCACGCAGGACGTGGACGAGGCCGATCTGATCTTGTTCAACACCTGCTCGGTGCGCGAGAAGGCGCAAGAAAAAGTCTTCAGCGATCTAGGCCGGGTGCAGCACCTCAAGGCCAAGGGCGTGCAGATTGGCGTGGGCGGCTGCGTGGCCAGCCAGGAAGGTGCCGAGATCATCAAGCGCGCCCCCTATGTGGACGTGGTGTTTGGCCCGCAGACCCTGCACCGCCTGCCCGAGTTGCTGAACGAGCGCGAGCGCAAGCAGCGCCCGCAGGTGGACATCAGCTTCCCCGAGATTGAAAAGTTCGACCACTTGCCCCCAGCCAAGGTGGACGGCGCCACCGCCTTTGTGTCGATCATGGAAGGCTGCAGCAAATACTGCAGCTACTGCGTGGTGCCTTATACCCGGGGCGAAGAGGTGTCGCGCCCGTTTGACGATGTGCTGGTCGAAATCGCCGGTCTGGCCGCGCAGGGCGTGAAAGAAATCACCCTGCTGGGCCAGAACGTGAACGCCTACCGGGGCAAGATGGGTGGCACCGCTGACATCGCCGACTTTGCGCTGCTGCTGGAGTACGTGGCCGACATGCCGGGCATCGAGCGCATCCGTTACGTGACCAGCCACCCGAACGAGTTCACGCAGCGCCTGATCGACGCTTACGAAAAGATCCCCAAACTGGTGAGCCACTTGCACCTGCCGGTGCAGCACGGCTCGGACCGCATCTTAATGGCCATGAAGCGCGGTTACACCTCCATGGAATACAAGAGCACGATCCGCAAGCTGCGGGCGATTCGCCCCGACATGTCGCTCAGCAGCGATTTCATCGTGGGCTTCCCCGGCGAGACCGAGGACGACTTCAACAAGATGATGAAGCTCATCACCGATGTGGGCTTTGACACGAGCTTCAGCTTCATCTTCAGCCCCCGCCCCGGCACGCCTGCAGCCAACCTGCACGACGACACGCCGCACGCCGAAAAACTGCGCCGCCTGCACCACCTGCAAGCGACCATCGAAGAGAACGTGCAGCTCATCGGCGAGAGCCGTGTGGGCACAGTACAGCGCATTCTGGTGGAGCGCCCCTCACGCAAGGACGCGACCGAGCTGGCGGGTCGCACCGAGTGCAACCGGGTGGTCAACTTCCCCGGCGGCCCGAACATGGACCGCCTGATCGGTCAGATGGCGGATGTGCGCATCACCCAAGGTTTGTCCCACTCGCTGCGCGGCGAGTTGGTCATTCGCGATTGATTTTGCAGGAGCCCACCCTGTGGGCGATCGCTTGCAGCGTTGCGGAAGGTTCATCGGCCACGGGGGTGGGCTCCTACGAAGAGATGCCCTGCCTTTTGTGGGGTCCAACCATTGGATAACAGCGCAATTCGCTCAGGATTCGCGCCCGACTTCGCGGATGTAGCGGCGGTAGTCACCATGTGGAATGGGCGTGCAACCATCGGTCGGGCGGTTGTACACATAGGTCTGCACCTGCTGGCCTTGCAGCGGGCCGCTGAGCACCGTCACCACCTCCCGCCAATAGTGTGATTCGGCGCGGTCACCGGGCACCACACCTTCCACCCCATCCAGACGGGTCAGGTGCGCGTCATCCGCTTCATAGACTTCGCCGGTGACTTGCCCTTCCCCCGGCAATAAGCCCGGGTAGCTGCCCAAGTCGACCAAGCGGCCCTGCACTTGGGCGGGGCCCATGAAGCGGGCACCGTGCATTTCGGCCTCCAGTCGCAGGCCTGGCATGAGGGTTCCGTAGATAAAGATAATGTGTTTCATGGGCATGATTTTGCGTCAATTCGGTCCCTATGGTCAGCCCAAAATTGACACGCATCAAGCCCCACCCACCGTGTCGCCTGTAGGCAGGACCCAGCCTCGCAGCCGTTTAAACTGATCGGTAAGGAATATGCGCGGCCCCACACCAAAGGGTACACGCCAACGGCAGATACACGGCGCAAGCCAGAGGCCTCCATGAAAGCTGAACAGAACGAACTCATCACCCGCATTGGCCCAGGCACGCCGTGCGGTGCGGTGATGCGCCACTATTGGCAGCCCGTCGCCCTGGTGGACGAATTCAACCCCGCGCTCGACCCGCGGATGGCGATTCGCCCCGTGAAAGCCGTGCGCATTCTGGGCCAAGACCTGGTGTTGTTTCGCAACGCGCAGGGCGACTATGGTTTGCTGGACCGTGACTGCCCGCACCGTGGGGCCGACCTGGCCTTTGGCCGCAACGAAGGCGATGGCCTGCGTTGCCCTTTTCATGGCTGGAAGTTTGACGTCACGGGCCAGTGCATCGAAACACCTGCCGAGCCCTCCGGCAGCACGCTGTGCAAGCGTGTGCGCCAGCGCAGCTATCCGCTGATCGAGCGCAGCGGCATTGTGTTTGGCTGGTTCGGCCCCGAAGGCCAGACACCGCCGCCGCTCCCTGGTATTGATGCTTTCAGCGCCCCGGCCACCCACACCTTCGCCTTCAAAGGGCTGTGGCATTGCAACTGGTTGCAGGCGTTTGAGGTGGGCATTGACCCGGCACACGCGTCGTACCTGCACCGCTTTTTCAATGATGAGTCGCTCGAAGGCAGCTATGGTCGCCAATTCCGTGGTGCGAGCGCGGGCGATGTGCAAGGCGAGCGCTGGCCCATGACGCGGGTGATGCGCGAACTGGA
Protein-coding regions in this window:
- a CDS encoding gamma-glutamylcyclotransferase; amino-acid sequence: MKHIIFIYGTLMPGLRLEAEMHGARFMGPAQVQGRLVDLGSYPGLLPGEGQVTGEVYEADDAHLTRLDGVEGVVPGDRAESHYWREVVTVLSGPLQGQQVQTYVYNRPTDGCTPIPHGDYRRYIREVGRES
- the miaB gene encoding tRNA (N6-isopentenyl adenosine(37)-C2)-methylthiotransferase MiaB; the encoded protein is MNKKVFIKTFGCQMNEYDSDKMADVLGAAQGYEPTQDVDEADLILFNTCSVREKAQEKVFSDLGRVQHLKAKGVQIGVGGCVASQEGAEIIKRAPYVDVVFGPQTLHRLPELLNERERKQRPQVDISFPEIEKFDHLPPAKVDGATAFVSIMEGCSKYCSYCVVPYTRGEEVSRPFDDVLVEIAGLAAQGVKEITLLGQNVNAYRGKMGGTADIADFALLLEYVADMPGIERIRYVTSHPNEFTQRLIDAYEKIPKLVSHLHLPVQHGSDRILMAMKRGYTSMEYKSTIRKLRAIRPDMSLSSDFIVGFPGETEDDFNKMMKLITDVGFDTSFSFIFSPRPGTPAANLHDDTPHAEKLRRLHHLQATIEENVQLIGESRVGTVQRILVERPSRKDATELAGRTECNRVVNFPGGPNMDRLIGQMADVRITQGLSHSLRGELVIRD
- a CDS encoding asparaginase; the encoded protein is MKNPRLALIGTGGTIAGAASAASVSTDYKPASLSLVAVVDTVPELRQRYDIEVTQPLQLASYDVRPEHWLDLHKAVMLAVHNPEVNGIVVTHGTDTLEETATFLHLSVNTSKPIVLVGAMRPATAYSADGPANLLDACTVAACDTARERGTLVVMNGRIHSGLWVGKRHVSSVDAFDSPLAGALGEVADQAVQWFRAPKRAPSIAWQAPVTWPRVDIAVAYAGVDETAMRTFVSAGAQGIVYAGLGNANMPSAYRTFFQSLPAQGVLVARCARFITGSVSRTSAYADAQHGILTAGPLPPHKVRIILLLGLAHGMDGPAIQRWIDQILLAG
- a CDS encoding DUF2889 domain-containing protein; protein product: MVYQGYDREDGLWDIEAQLTDVKTFGFEVSNERPFPANEPIHNLKIRVTLDNKMVIQDIATSMDDTPHPECVGAPHGMHKLIGCTMGPGWRKVINQHVGGTDGCTHLREMLFNMATAAYQTLPSGQWQRRELAGQPHPEMTQAPYFLGQCHSWALNSPTVERAYPMFFKPKTAENTGN